gaaacttctgtaggtagcggagaagtttagactacccataggtatgcctaagagttacttctggaggacctcttttgttgctcagatgtggcctctctctaagcccaactctgcaagtgaaatcattgcctcccCACCCCATGTGGTACATggcatacaggggtgaaagtctccctggcaatgtgggagaggactcccaggattgaatctggccctggcactgtgggatcaacaatgccattctgactaaaagggggaaaagaagtataataaagtatcagtggcagagagagttcaaattgagtcaagaggctactctggaggttgctctcacgcaagcttcaggtagaccttgctacctatcataacctgccaacctcaaaccaggaccattccagccaatcctaaagaacacctaaggcaatatataagattccataagtgttccatgcattagagtaactctccagaaacctacaacctccagatgtgtccctagtccagataagtcctgaaatgtatagggtgcagcctctccagaacatcacatagttccatctccctagcccatattaatgactgacccttccaatatggaaaagttagaatggcctaGCCCaatcacccctaaagagagggatggaaagtcaaaggtgatggtggagttatacagtgaagataggatttaacaaatgaatatgaatgctgaatcattaaattgatatctcttttactctctagtattttagagcagctaaaagtaaaaacctaaaattatggaaatgtaacccatataAAACTCTgcaatatgttttacaactaattgtggtgctgtgctttgaaatttattgcttttttgtatatatgttatttttcagagaaaaaaaggcaattgtgatgataaaaaaatatttaagccttctagcctcctatattctagagcagctagaagtaaaatctgagaggatggtatggtagctcatgacaaactctgggatctgtcctgtaagtatttgttgaagtgtgctttagaaactattgttttttttcacttctttacttcatatatatatatatatgtatgtatgtatatatatgtatatgtatgtgtatatgctttgtatatatgttataccatacaataaaaagttaaaaaaaaacagatcactGTCTCAAATGAATAAATACTAACAAAGTTGAATccagcaatataaaaaaaaaggtatcatcATAACTAAGTGGCATTTATCCAAGGAATACCAGAATGGTTTAACAATCGGAAAATCAATTTAACAACTGGACAATGAATcaaatgtaattcaccatattaacaaaagaaaaatgaaaaaccaccTAGTTCTTTCAGCAGATGcaaaaaaattgcaaatacaATATCCATACCCAATACAActttcagcaaactaggaataaaaagaaatttcctcaacCTGATCAAGGGCCTGTGCAAAACACCTACAGCTCACATCACACTGATTGGAAAACTTCTATTCATCATTAAATTGAAGGTTTAAGCTGGAGCAAgaggcaataaaaataataataaaggcttccaatgaagaaaagtaaaactgTATTTGCAGACAGAATGATATTCTATATAGAAAATTCCAATagaatctacaaaaaagctactagaactaataggGAATTCAGCAAGTTTGCCGGATATATAACTCAAATAGCAACCTcaatataaaacaaattatttctatacactattaatgaacaatcagaaattgaaatttaacaaaatacttttttcttttttttaaataccgaaaaacatgtaacaaatgcaaacatccacaaaatactttttaacaaaatactatttacaaaatttaacatttaaatattttcaaacatttaacatttaaatacTTACAAAATTTAACTAAGTTTAATGAAACactatttacaaaaatatgaatGACATACCTAAATGTACAAGACCTATGAaacattttaacagttttattcacaatattacaaaaatagaaacagcCAAAGTATCCATGAACGGGAGAGTAGATGAATAAATTGTGTGCATTCGTACAGTGGAATACTACACAGAAGTGAAAAAGACACACTGCTGAGACATGCAACATTAAGGAATCTCACAGACACTATTGTTGAATTAAAGAagcagacacacaaaaaaagagtacATGCACTATGACTgcatttatatgaagtttaaaTGGAACTTTTTAACAAAGGAAAGTTAATCAGTGATGATAGAGGTCAGAATAGTGTATATCTCTAGCTAGTGTGTATAGGGCAGGGGGGCAGTTAAAGAAGCGGTATTGACAAGGAGTAGGCCAAAAGGAACCTTCTCAGATGGTGGAAATGTTCTGCATCTTGACACTGTTGCTGGTAATAcacttgtatatatatttgtaacaCTTCATCCAGCAGTGCTCTTAAGAATATATTTCACTATATGTAAGTGATACCTCAGtaagaaaattcaaacaaaaagaGAGGGACATCAGCCTTTCCTTACCCACTCATGAAGTCCCCAAATATGTAGAGGCCATTGAGATTTGGGGATTCACACCCACGGTAGACATATCCTCCAGTGACTGACTTCCCCACTGCATGGTCATAAGCATAGATCGGCAGAATGTCATCTGTCCAAAACAAGGAAAGACACTGCATGTCATAGTCAAAGATGGAAGATTCAAGGAGGACGAAGAGGATATTTAAATGGTAGGACAGGCAGCCAAACGAATCATGCCTATTTTTCTCAACAGACTAGCCAGGGCATGTGCGAGCTTCCCATCTGACTGTCATCTGCAGGCAGAGGGTAACTGAAAATTCCTGCATCTATGAGATTGCACCTGGATATCTACACATCCAAGTTTCTCCCCTAGATTGAGATGTCAGATATGCAAGTTCAAGGACTTGAGAAATACTGTGAGGATCTGGAAGTCTGCTTTGTAAGGTAGAAGCCAAAAAGACCAAGTAAATGGTACTTTATTTGAAATTGTACTTTTACTTGACTTTATATGGAATATCATTTTAGTGGGCTTTCCCAAATTGGGAAATAAAACATATAGCACACCAGTTTTCCACTGCCAATGGTTCTCAAAGAAGTATGCGTAAGAATCACGTGGGTCAGTCCTTTAAAATACAGACTCCTAGAACCAGCCTGTGCCCTCAATACCCTCAAGattcaaattctgtaggtctaAAGTACAGCCCaggaacctctttttttttttttttttgcatgggcaggcccaggGAATcatccaacatggcaggtgagaattctgccactaagccacatTCACACCATCCCTAGGAATCTACTTTTTAACAAGCACCGCCCAAGGTGATTTTAATGCCAATGGCTGGAGGACCACTCTTTAGGACATTCTATCCCACAGCACATAAACAAAGGCATGCTTTAAGGACCTTCAGAATGGGATGTCCACCTTTCCCTCCAACCCACCCATTCACAAAATCACCCAACCGACGCTCTTACTCACCCAAAGAGGCATTGTGACAAAGTTTTTTGTCATAGCATTCAAACCCTTCCTTTGCTCTCCAGCCATAGTTCCCACCTTTGACAATGAGGTTGATTTCTTCAAATCTGTTCTGACCCACATCCCCACAGAACATCCTGCCTCGGCCCTGGCGGGTGATGGGGTCCCCCCGGTCCACCGCACAGCGCCACATATTTCTGACCCCATAGGCATAGATGGTGGGGTGCACTCCTGGCTCAGAGAGGAACGGGTTGTCCAGGGGGACTCGGTACCGCTTGCCATCTGAGCCCGCTCCATTCACATCGATCCTTAACACTTTTCCCAGCAGAGAACTTCTGAAAGAAAGATGGTCGAGAAACAGGCACAGAGGACCTGGGAGACTGCCCAGGAGGGCCCACTGAGAGACCAAGCTAAGCAACTGCTGGGAATAACATGGAGATgcacaatatttttttcttttaaatatgccCAAGATGTTAAAGCttgccctttttttaaaattttttgtttgtttgtttgttttttgtttttgttttttgcacgggcaggctctgggaaacaaacccaagtctctgtcatggcaggcgaagactctaccactgagccaccattgcccaccctaagacttgctcatttttaatccaaaaaaagaaaccaagaggCAGAAGTTAAGAGACCATCCTGGCCCATGTGATCCTATATAAGTTGCAActtaaagttttttatttgtatgatgGGAACAGTTTCCTTAAGGTTTTGTCTGATATTGAGAATTTTTAGAAATTGACCCCGTCCTTTCTCATATAGTAATGTGGTCAGTAGAAAGGGCAGTGGCGTTGAACAGCTCTACCAATGACTCtggtctctgggcctcagtttcctcagttatAAAGTAGGGATAGTAGCACTACCTTGCATTGTGGTTGTgatgtgaggaataaatgaattctttatatataatttaacgCAATTCCTGACACATActaggtattttttaaatgttagcttattattgttgttgttaatcTTAATATGGTTATTACTGAGAATAATGGAAGCCAAGTGCTTTCTGGGTGGAAAGGTGTGGCAAATGTCCTgctaatatgtatttaaaattctgaattcttCTCTACAGTGCACTGAGAGTCACACTGAACACCTATAATATTAATTACCCAAAATACACTGACTTTATATGAAATTTATAGGGCAGAAAACCAAATGCTCCTCCTACTGCCTCAATGGAGAGGACTACATTTTGCAGGAAGTTATTTTGGGTTTGGCCCTCTGGAGACTCCATCTCAGCAAAAATAGTCCATTTTAAAAGAGGGAAAGGCAGAGGGGTCAAGAATGCTGCCCCCATCCAACTTACTTGTTCTGAGCATTTCCAAACTTGCCAAAGGGGTCCCCAGCCTGTCCCCCATCCCcagtgaatatatacatatagccATCCAGGCCAAAAAGCAGCTGCCCACCATTATGATTTGAGGCTGGTTCATCTATCTCCATGATGACCctggaagagacaaagaagccATGCACAGGGTTTTGACACAAGCTGAGACTGCATCCTTTTGAGACACCCAGAAATGATTGGTCCAAGCCCACCAAGCTCTGCTTCAGAATTTCCAAAGATCACAAAGCAGCACAGCTTTGGGGCTCCGAAATGCCCTGTGTTTTCTAGTGTGATTCTTTAAaggatcatttttctttcctaccATGACCCACAAGCTATAATCACAGCAGCAGCATCCTTTCCTAGAGCTAGGCCTTCCTCTCTGCTTTTCCATGACTCTCAATCCCTTCCTTTAAGCAGTCTAGGAGGGGTTCGGCTGTGGATTCCGCATGGTCTTTTAAATCCCCTAACTTGTCTACAACGGAAAAGAGAGACAAGACGGAAAGAAGAGGGGGAAACGTGGGTGGTAGAGTGAAAAGAAGATGAACTTATGGTCAGCTGGAACTCAGTCCTTAATCTTACCACGAGGCAATAGGTTAAAGGCCTTGTGCCATGGTGTCCTATGAGGATGAGAACTCCCATATTCAAGGTAAAGGGCCTGGGATCTAATGGCCACTAATAAAGAGGCTGCtgtattatttatatttcatatattataaataatacattgATACTATTTATAGTAATTTCTCAGTCCCTTTTAGAGCTGCTGGTCCTTGATTACTCTGCTGTGAAGACTAACAAGCCTGGGTCAAAATAGAGTAACTGGAAGGTGATGGCTATTCCCCATAAAGAGCCTTGGCATAAGAGTCCAACTTGAACTTCATTAATTAACAACTCCTTTCTCAACATTATAATCTAGTGGCTCTAAAACCATTAAAGTCCCCTATGTCACCTCAAAGGACTGTTGGCTTGATTTTGGAAAGCAGATACAGAGTTGCAGATTCTCCTAGGTATGTAGTCTCACCTTTCTGACTTCGGGTCAGCTCTGTTGGGATCAGCCCGAGACACCTTCATCTCACTAATCcggatcttttcttttttcttcttgccCAGACATGAGTAATAAATATAGAACTTGCGGTTGCGGCGAAATTTAGGATGAAAAACCAATCCCAAGAAGCCTCTCTCATCTCCAATCCATGGAGTGGTCAACACAATGCTCTTGAGGTCCAGGAAGGGTTCTTCTAGGCGGCTCCCATCAGGCAGGTAGACCCACACAACTCCCACCTGCTCAGCCACAAAGAGGCGGTGAGTGCCATCTCCTGCGTGGGCCATGGAGACAGGGTTCCTCAGTCCGTTGGCCACCTCAGTTAGGCAGAGCTGCAGGCAGCCCCGGTGATCTTCAGCCACCGCACCCAGGTTGTGGTTGAGATGGTCGCTCCTCAGGACATTGGGGAAGCAGTAGTCCTTGTCAGGAAGGTTAAGCAGATGGCAGAAGCGGGCTCCGTCCTTTTCATGGGACTTGTGGAGGCGACGGTCATCGGTCAGCAGGGAGATGGCAGAGTGGCAGTTGGAATGGAAGGCAGAGCAGTAGTCGGAGCAGAGGCCAGGAAGGTTCCGGTGGGGTGTCTGAGGGTTCTCAGCATCATAGAGATGGGCTGCATATGGTGAGCACtcctagaaggaaaaagagagagagaggcagctcTAGTAATCAGCCCCTGCATCACAA
This is a stretch of genomic DNA from Tamandua tetradactyla isolate mTamTet1 chromosome 4, mTamTet1.pri, whole genome shotgun sequence. It encodes these proteins:
- the HHIPL2 gene encoding HHIP-like protein 2, encoding MLRKWVPRGGESWQAPWLSISSGIFCLCLPVLLGHVGLLQGHPQCLDYGPPFQPPVHLEFCSDYEAFGCCDQRKDHRIAARYWDIMDYFDLRSHELCGGYIKDILCQECSPYAAHLYDAENPQTPHRNLPGLCSDYCSAFHSNCHSAISLLTDDRRLHKSHEKDGARFCHLLNLPDKDYCFPNVLRSDHLNHNLGAVAEDHRGCLQLCLTEVANGLRNPVSMAHAGDGTHRLFVAEQVGVVWVYLPDGSRLEEPFLDLKSIVLTTPWIGDERGFLGLVFHPKFRRNRKFYIYYSCLGKKKKEKIRISEMKVSRADPNRADPKSERVIMEIDEPASNHNGGQLLFGLDGYMYIFTGDGGQAGDPFGKFGNAQNKSSLLGKVLRIDVNGAGSDGKRYRVPLDNPFLSEPGVHPTIYAYGVRNMWRCAVDRGDPITRQGRGRMFCGDVGQNRFEEINLIVKGGNYGWRAKEGFECYDKKLCHNASLDDILPIYAYDHAVGKSVTGGYVYRGCESPNLNGLYIFGDFMSGRLMALQEDRKTKKWKKQDICLGSTEACAFPGMISIYSKFIISFAEDEAGELYFLATSYPSAYMPHGSIYKFADPSRRAPPGKCKYKPVPVTTKSKLIQFRPRAKTVLDLLKEQSEKAARKLPNATLASSQARLSSRKGSSKKLGSATGRKKTLRGPGTKKKARVWPLGPQGKRMKSLKRPRNRVAAPAQRQRAGRSLPRSLLSRGSTEGHERGEPPHHAEADAEWGP